In the genome of Microcoleus vaginatus PCC 9802, the window AGTAATAATATTATGGGCGATGTTTGAAGTTCAGGATTGTGTTAGATACCAGAATTATTAAATAATTCTGATACCTGGGTATTTTTTTAATAAGAACTTTTCGGTGTGACTACTAACAGTTTAATTTAGGTTTGATGGGGATTATTAAAGGTTTCTTGCAGGGTAATCGGAATTTTAATAATAAATTCTGCACCTTTCCCCGGGGCAGAAATACAGTGCAATTCGCCTTTATGTCTTACTGTGATAATTTGATAGCCAATCGATAAACCTAATCCCGTGCCTTTACCTACTGGTTTAGTGGTAAAAAATGGATTAAATAACTGGTTCCTCACCGATTCAGTTATTTCTGGCCCGTTGTTGCTAATTCGGATTTCTACCACTTGACTGTCTGAAAGTTTGGTAGAAATTTTGATGAGGCAGCGATTAGCTTCATTGCCTGCCATCGACTCGCTGTGGCTGTCATCTTCTAAAGCATCAATAGCATTAGCTAGGATATTCATAAACACTTGATTTAGCTGTCCGGGATAGCACTCTATTTTCGGTAAATTGCCATATTCCTTGAGAACTTGAATGCTCCACAAATCTGGCTTAGCATTCAATCTGCTTTGCAAAATCATCAGTGTGCTGTCAATTCCTTCATGAATGTCGGCTACTTTCCTTTCTGCTTCGTCATGGCGAGAAAAAATTCGCAGCGACTTGACAATACCAAAAATCCGCTCGGCGCCGTTTCTCATAGAAATTAATATTTTTGGCAGGTCAGAGATGATAAAGTCTAAATCTATAGACTCGATTTTTTCTTTAAGTGTGGGTAGGGGATTCGGATACTGTTCTTGATAGATATTCACCAGTTTGATTAAAGTATCGGCATACTCACGGGTGTGAGTAAGATTGCCGTAAATAAAGTTAATCGGATTGTTGATTTCATGAGCAAGCCCAGCGACCAATTGCCCCAAAGATGACATTTTTTCGCTGTGAATTAGCTTTGATTGAGCCTGCTTCAATTCAGACAAGGCTTGTTCGAGCTGTTGAGTTTGAGACTTTAACTCTGCGGTGCGTTCCTCAACTCGAATTTCTAATTCTTCTTTAGCTTTTTTTAGCGCAGCTTCTGCTAATTGGCGCTCGACAATTTCCGATGCTAGGAGTCGGTTTGCCAATTCTAAATGTTGAGTTTGAGACTTTAACTCTGCGGTGCGTTCCTCAACTCGAATTTCTAATTCTTCTTTGGCTTTTTGTAGTGCAGCTTCTGCTAATTGGCGATCGACAATTTCAGATTCTAGGAGTCGGTTGGCGGATTCTAACTGTGCGGGACTCGGAAGTGCTAGGGCTTGAGGGATTAAGTCTACCAAAAGTATGGCTGTAGCAAAGGAAATAAGGGCAGTAATTGCTTTCATTGTTCCTGAAAGCCAATAGGTAGGATGCCAAAGCGTCCAGACTTCAAATATGTGAGTGATGCCACAGGCGACGATAAAGCCTCCAAACATGGTAAAGATCCAGTCAAAGGGCAAATCTTCGCGTTTGGAAATAAAATAAATCAGTGTAATCGGGATAGAGAAATATGCTAGTGCAATGATCGAATCTGAGGCGACGTGAAGCCAGACTAACGGGGTCTGCCAGAGATAGCAGTGACCGTGAGGAATAAATGACCCGGAACTAAAAAAAGTTTTCCACATTTCCTGCATAATATTTCCTTTGAGTTGTGAGAAAATGGATGCGGACTGGTGTCAATTAATTGCAACCAGGGGTTTCTTTCACCTGCGGCTTAATCACCTATGCGTTCATATTCTCTGTTAGCTTCAGCAAAAATCAATCTGTATTTGGAAATCATAGGCGATCGCCCGGACGGATATCACGAACTGGCGATGGTACTTCAAAGTATAGATTTAGCCGATCGAATTGACTTGCGCGCGATTGGTACGGACACGATTCGCGTGCGCTGCGATCACCCGCAAGTCCCTCCTGATAAGAATAACCTGGCCTACCGGGCGGCGGATTTGTTGGCGAAGCAATTCCCCGATGCTTTGGCGAAATACGGCGGAGTCGAGATTGCCATTCACAAGCAGATTCCAGTGGCGGCGGGGCTTGCCGGCGGTTCTGCCAATGCGGCTGCGGTTTTAGTCGGGATGGATTTGCTGTGGCAATTGGGACTTACTCAGTCGGAGTTGCAAGAATTGGGGGGAACTTTGGGTTCGGATGTGCCTTTTTGCATTGCGGGAGGTACGGCTTTGGCAACTGGTCGCGGGGATAAACTGTCGCCTCTGCCTGATTTGGCAGGCTTTTCTGTGGTTTTGGCGAAGTACCGCAATCTCAGTATTTCCACGGCATGGGCGTATCAAACTTATCGCCAGCAGTTCAGTAGTTCCTATTGTGCAGTGGAAGATTTGGGGTGCCGCCGGGAACGGCTGCATTCGGGCCCGATGGTGGGGGCGATCGCCCAAAAAGATCGATCAAAAATTGGTCAATTGCTACACAACGATTTAGAAAAAGTTGCTTTGCCCGTGTACCCGCAGGTGTTGCAGTTGCGGCAGGCTTTTGAGTCGGCGGGGGCTTTGGGAACGATGATGTCGGGTTCCGGGCCGACGGTGTTTGCGCTGGCCGAGTCTTCCGAGCAGGCTCAGCAACTTATGGAACGGGTTAAAATTGCGATCGCTTCTCCAGATTTGGATTTTTGGGTAGCACAGTTTAGCAATACTGGAATTCAGATTTTTTCGGAGGGAAACGAGACGAAACCGCCGATTTCGAGGGTGTAACTCGAAGAGGGTGCGATCACCATCGCCCGTTAAACCTGTCTAACAGGCGAGGGTCAAGATGAATCTAACTTTTCGCAGAGTCTATTGAGATCGAAGAACTGATAATATGCCATGCAACACCGATTTTAGTTTTGGTGAATTAACCAGAAATCTAAAATCTAAAATCTAAAATCTAAAATCGCCATGACTGATTTAACTAATCCAAATTCTACTTCTAAACCTCTGAGTTCGGCTGGAGATGCAACCTCTGCATCTTCGACGCCGCCGACGATTTTGCGGTGCGTGATGGGTTCGCTGATCGCGGGCGGGTTTGCGACGGCTTTGTACGCGCTAACTTTGTCGATCGTCCAAACTTTTGCAAATTCGCCCATTCATTCTGACAATGTGACTGCGATTAATATTGGCGCGGCTGTGCGAACTTTAGTCATGGGGATTGTGGCTTTGGGCGCGGGTGTTTTTGCTTTTGCATCTTTGGGTTTGATGCTGCTGGCTGTGCAACTTTTAATTCAAAAGT includes:
- a CDS encoding ATPase, with the protein product MQEMWKTFFSSGSFIPHGHCYLWQTPLVWLHVASDSIIALAYFSIPITLIYFISKREDLPFDWIFTMFGGFIVACGITHIFEVWTLWHPTYWLSGTMKAITALISFATAILLVDLIPQALALPSPAQLESANRLLESEIVDRQLAEAALQKAKEELEIRVEERTAELKSQTQHLELANRLLASEIVERQLAEAALKKAKEELEIRVEERTAELKSQTQQLEQALSELKQAQSKLIHSEKMSSLGQLVAGLAHEINNPINFIYGNLTHTREYADTLIKLVNIYQEQYPNPLPTLKEKIESIDLDFIISDLPKILISMRNGAERIFGIVKSLRIFSRHDEAERKVADIHEGIDSTLMILQSRLNAKPDLWSIQVLKEYGNLPKIECYPGQLNQVFMNILANAIDALEDDSHSESMAGNEANRCLIKISTKLSDSQVVEIRISNNGPEITESVRNQLFNPFFTTKPVGKGTGLGLSIGYQIITVRHKGELHCISAPGKGAEFIIKIPITLQETFNNPHQT
- a CDS encoding 4-(cytidine 5'-diphospho)-2-C-methyl-D-erythritol kinase, with product MRSYSLLASAKINLYLEIIGDRPDGYHELAMVLQSIDLADRIDLRAIGTDTIRVRCDHPQVPPDKNNLAYRAADLLAKQFPDALAKYGGVEIAIHKQIPVAAGLAGGSANAAAVLVGMDLLWQLGLTQSELQELGGTLGSDVPFCIAGGTALATGRGDKLSPLPDLAGFSVVLAKYRNLSISTAWAYQTYRQQFSSSYCAVEDLGCRRERLHSGPMVGAIAQKDRSKIGQLLHNDLEKVALPVYPQVLQLRQAFESAGALGTMMSGSGPTVFALAESSEQAQQLMERVKIAIASPDLDFWVAQFSNTGIQIFSEGNETKPPISRV
- a CDS encoding DUF3082 domain-containing protein, with amino-acid sequence MTDLTNPNSTSKPLSSAGDATSASSTPPTILRCVMGSLIAGGFATALYALTLSIVQTFANSPIHSDNVTAINIGAAVRTLVMGIVALGAGVFAFASLGLMLLAVQLLIQKLLKKPTA